One genomic segment of Rivularia sp. PCC 7116 includes these proteins:
- a CDS encoding histidine phosphatase family protein — protein sequence MTKLILIRHEQSTWNAANRFSGWVGVPLNKRGRLEAALTAQTLLWRFTKIE from the coding sequence ATGACCAAACTTATATTAATTCGTCACGAACAAAGTACTTGGAATGCTGCTAATCGTTTTAGCGGTTGGGTTGGTGTTCCTCTAAACAAAAGGGGAAGATTGGAAGCGGCTTTAACGGCTCAGACGCTACTATGGCGATTTACAAAGATTGAATAA
- the gap gene encoding type I glyceraldehyde-3-phosphate dehydrogenase, translating to MSKLKVAINGFGRIGRLVFRAGIDNPNIEFVGINDLVPPENLAYLLKYDSTHGKFNGDIEAKEDGIVVNGQFIPCISVRNPAELPWSKLGVDYVVECTGLFTTYEGASNHLKAGAKRVIISAPTKDPEQVKTLLIGVNHNLFDPEKDTVVSNASCTTNCLAPIAKVINDNFGLAEGLMTTVHAMTATQPTVDGPSKKDLRAGRGAAQNIIPASTGAAKAVALVLPELKGKLTGMALRVPTPDVSVVDLTFKTENSTSYQEICSAMKAAAAGQMKGILGYTEEAVVSTDFQGNFHSSIFDAGAGIELNSNFFKVVSWYDNEWGYSCRVIDLILSMAEKEGILQNAEMAVA from the coding sequence TTGAGTAAATTAAAAGTTGCTATAAACGGATTTGGTCGAATTGGTAGATTAGTATTCCGCGCTGGTATTGATAATCCTAATATCGAGTTTGTTGGCATTAACGACTTAGTACCACCGGAAAATCTGGCTTATCTACTAAAATACGACTCTACTCACGGTAAATTTAACGGAGATATTGAAGCCAAAGAAGACGGTATCGTTGTTAACGGACAGTTTATTCCTTGCATTTCCGTCAGAAATCCAGCCGAATTACCTTGGAGTAAATTGGGCGTAGATTATGTGGTGGAATGCACCGGACTCTTCACAACTTATGAGGGTGCATCAAATCACTTAAAAGCAGGAGCAAAAAGGGTAATAATTTCTGCTCCCACCAAAGATCCAGAACAGGTGAAAACTTTACTTATAGGTGTAAATCACAACTTGTTCGATCCTGAAAAAGACACCGTAGTTTCTAACGCTAGCTGTACTACCAACTGCTTGGCTCCTATCGCTAAAGTTATTAACGATAACTTCGGTTTAGCAGAAGGATTGATGACTACCGTCCATGCCATGACAGCCACGCAACCTACAGTAGACGGTCCTTCCAAGAAAGATTTACGTGCGGGTAGAGGTGCGGCTCAAAACATTATTCCTGCTTCTACAGGTGCAGCAAAAGCCGTAGCTTTGGTATTACCAGAACTTAAAGGAAAACTAACCGGGATGGCATTACGAGTACCTACCCCTGACGTTTCTGTAGTAGATTTAACCTTTAAAACCGAAAACTCTACCAGCTATCAAGAAATTTGCAGCGCTATGAAAGCAGCCGCAGCAGGTCAAATGAAAGGTATTTTAGGTTATACAGAAGAAGCAGTAGTTTCCACTGATTTTCAGGGTAATTTTCATTCCAGTATTTTCGATGCAGGTGCGGGAATAGAATTAAACAGCAACTTCTTTAAAGTAGTCTCGTGGTATGACAACGAATGGGGTTACTCCTGTCGTGTAATTGACTTAATCCTATCTATGGCAGAGAAAGAAGGTATTTTGCAAAATGCAGAAATGGCGGTAGCTTAA
- a CDS encoding transaldolase — protein MSKDLLEQLRSMTVVVADTGDIQQIEKFKPQDATTNPSLITAAAQMPEYQGIVDDTLAQAQKDAGAGAKEADVVKLAFERLAVAFGLKILQIIPGRVSTEVDARLSYDTETTINVAREIIKQYEEKGVSRERVLIKIASTWEGIKAAEVLEKEGIHCNLTLLFGIHQAIACAESDVTLISPFVGRILDWYKKDTGKDSYPAPEDPGVLSVTKIYNYYKKFGYKTEVMGASFRNLGEITELAGCDLLTIAPKFLAELQSNSSELPRKLDAKKASAMNIEKISMDKATFEKMHAEDKMASDKLDEGIKGFSKALENLEQLLAERLANLDGEAKVA, from the coding sequence ATGTCCAAAGATTTATTAGAACAATTACGCTCAATGACTGTTGTGGTAGCCGATACTGGTGATATCCAACAGATTGAAAAGTTCAAGCCCCAAGATGCTACCACTAATCCTTCTTTGATTACCGCAGCAGCTCAAATGCCAGAATATCAAGGAATTGTTGATGATACCTTAGCTCAAGCTCAGAAAGATGCTGGTGCTGGTGCAAAAGAAGCAGATGTTGTGAAATTGGCTTTTGAACGTTTAGCCGTGGCTTTTGGTTTAAAAATTCTTCAAATCATCCCCGGCAGAGTTTCTACAGAAGTTGATGCCAGACTTTCTTACGACACCGAAACCACTATTAACGTTGCACGGGAAATTATTAAACAATACGAAGAGAAAGGTGTTTCCCGCGAACGTGTTTTAATCAAAATCGCTTCCACTTGGGAAGGTATTAAGGCTGCCGAAGTTCTTGAGAAAGAAGGTATCCACTGCAACCTAACATTATTGTTCGGCATCCATCAAGCTATTGCTTGTGCGGAATCTGATGTAACTTTGATTTCTCCCTTTGTTGGACGTATTCTTGACTGGTACAAGAAAGACACCGGAAAAGATAGCTACCCTGCTCCAGAAGATCCAGGTGTTCTATCTGTTACTAAGATTTATAACTACTACAAAAAGTTTGGCTACAAAACAGAAGTTATGGGAGCTAGCTTCCGCAATTTAGGCGAAATAACCGAACTTGCCGGTTGTGACTTATTAACCATTGCTCCTAAGTTCTTAGCTGAATTACAAAGCAATAGCAGTGAGTTACCCCGCAAACTTGACGCTAAAAAAGCTTCAGCAATGAACATTGAAAAAATCTCTATGGACAAAGCTACCTTCGAGAAAATGCACGCAGAAGACAAAATGGCTTCTGATAAATTAGACGAAGGAATCAAAGGATTTTCTAAAGCTTTGGAAAATCTAGAGCAATTATTAGCTGAAAGATTAGCCAACCTTGATGGGGAAGCTAAAGTTGCTTAA
- the pyk gene encoding pyruvate kinase yields MRKTKIICTVGPATSTPESLKALVDAGMNVARLNFSHGDYQFHGKTIEILRSIPTPPEKPVALMQDLCGPKIRLGMLPDAGLIVEEGEEVTFVEQEKGNNIDELPLPIPTLFAMVRVGEPIAINDGRIKLTVIDRDADKIRALVKIGGKISSRKGVNLPQTHLPVSSITEKDLLDLRFGIQNDLDLVAVSFVRSPADLEPARRMIEAADKKIRIIAKIERREAVENFDDILEVVDGIMVARGDLGVEVPLEQVPLIQKDIIHRCNRAGKPVITATQMLESMINASDPTRAEVTDVANSIVDGTDAIMLSGETAVGKYPIAAVEMMGKIAVETEKSLPDGTLKSYAYQAGSLSVTESVAEAVCRMAYEVGAKAILCHTSSGDTARLVSKYRPTTRIIALTPAEISYRQLALSWGVEPLIIQQASETEQMLINLIETTVKMRIAQQGDKVVITSGIPVGKPGSTSLIKVHTIGQAISA; encoded by the coding sequence ATGCGTAAAACCAAAATCATCTGCACTGTAGGTCCCGCTACATCAACACCCGAAAGTCTAAAAGCTTTAGTAGATGCGGGGATGAATGTAGCTCGGCTAAATTTTTCTCACGGGGATTATCAATTCCACGGTAAAACCATTGAAATTCTCAGAAGTATACCTACTCCTCCGGAAAAACCTGTAGCTTTGATGCAGGATTTATGCGGACCAAAAATCCGTTTGGGTATGCTTCCGGATGCAGGTTTAATAGTGGAAGAGGGAGAAGAAGTTACTTTTGTCGAACAAGAAAAAGGCAACAATATTGATGAGTTGCCTTTACCTATACCAACTTTATTTGCAATGGTTAGAGTTGGCGAACCGATTGCGATTAATGATGGGCGGATTAAGTTGACTGTTATTGATAGAGATGCGGATAAAATTCGCGCCCTTGTCAAAATTGGCGGCAAAATTTCTTCTCGTAAAGGAGTAAATCTACCTCAAACTCATCTCCCGGTTAGTTCGATCACCGAAAAAGATTTATTAGACTTACGCTTCGGCATTCAAAATGATTTAGATTTAGTTGCAGTTTCCTTTGTTCGTTCTCCTGCTGATTTAGAGCCAGCCCGACGAATGATTGAAGCCGCAGATAAAAAAATTCGTATTATTGCCAAAATAGAAAGACGGGAAGCTGTTGAAAACTTTGATGATATTTTAGAAGTCGTTGACGGAATTATGGTAGCCCGTGGTGACTTGGGTGTTGAGGTTCCCTTAGAACAAGTTCCGTTAATTCAAAAAGACATCATTCATCGTTGTAACCGCGCTGGAAAACCTGTTATCACTGCTACACAGATGTTGGAATCAATGATAAATGCTTCCGACCCCACGAGAGCAGAAGTTACCGATGTTGCCAACTCTATAGTTGATGGTACTGATGCTATTATGCTTTCCGGAGAAACAGCAGTTGGTAAATATCCGATTGCAGCTGTTGAGATGATGGGCAAAATAGCCGTAGAAACTGAAAAGTCATTACCCGACGGCACTTTAAAATCATATGCTTACCAAGCTGGTAGTCTTAGCGTTACAGAATCTGTCGCCGAAGCTGTATGTCGTATGGCTTATGAAGTAGGGGCAAAGGCTATTTTATGTCATACTTCATCGGGAGATACGGCAAGATTGGTTTCTAAATATCGTCCCACCACTAGAATAATAGCTCTTACACCCGCAGAAATTTCCTATCGTCAATTAGCCCTTTCCTGGGGAGTTGAACCCTTAATTATCCAGCAGGCTTCTGAGACAGAGCAAATGTTAATTAATCTCATCGAGACAACTGTAAAAATGAGAATTGCTCAACAAGGGGATAAGGTAGTAATTACATCCGGTATACCCGTAGGTAAGCCAGGAAGCACTAGTTTAATCAAGGTACATACTATTGGACAAGCTATTTCGGCCTGA